The following proteins are co-located in the Bos indicus isolate NIAB-ARS_2022 breed Sahiwal x Tharparkar chromosome 8, NIAB-ARS_B.indTharparkar_mat_pri_1.0, whole genome shotgun sequence genome:
- the RUSC2 gene encoding AP-4 complex accessory subunit RUSC2 isoform X1, whose protein sequence is MPLFELSRMDSPPKLTGETLIVHHIPLVHCQVPDRQCCGGGGGGSGSTRPNPFCPPELGITQPDQDLGQADSLLYSSLQSAPGGSTRSADSAKSRGRDGRGPGAPKRHNPFLLQTGVAEPGLGDLYEDSISDSAAQQSFHLHRAGQPTFHLSSFQLPPPGPRVGRPWGAARSRAGVVEGQEQEPVTILDAPHCSTGRCCRPEPEAETMELDECGGPGGSGSGGGASDTSGFSFDQEWKLSSDESPRNPRCSGSGTQHCRCSSTSSQSEAADQSMGYVSDSSCNSSDGVLVTFSTLYNKMHGNSRANLNSAPQSCSDSSFYSHSDPGAFYLDLQPSPAESKMSCESHHPDSGGREGGYGCPHASSPELDANCNSYRPHCEPCPAVADLTACFQSQARLVVATQNYYKLVTCDLSSQSSPSPAGSSVTSCSEEHTKISPAPGPGPDPGPSQPSEYYLFQKPEVQPEEQEAVGSEVEAEAPMGRTVIEGQVYTNTSPPNLSIGRQRSRSYDRSLERSPPVRLGSLERMLSCPVRLSEGPAAITGPSSPPRRVTSFAELAKGRKKAAGSGSPPLRASTGDSSQEFSLIQEAQQDRVGPLDEGTHCSHSLPPMPLEPGMDLVGPEPWSTQVCQGSQSSEMPPAGLRAAGQGPLAQLMDPGPALPGSPANSHTQRDARAKADVFDSFSIPVATGGGAESRPVLRYSKEQRPTTLPIQPFVFQHHFPKQLAKARALHSLSQLYSLSGCSRAPQPAPAAAPTAQGPGPAPSGEPQAPTHRGARKARPEPETSRPSPLGSYSPIRSTGPFGPSTDSSASTSCSPLPEQATATESPPPWGLSCPPAVRPAVSQQPQKEDPKILTLAEYRLHGTGSLPPLGSWRSSLGRAESLARGGGEGSMASRPSNANHLSPQALKWREYRRKNPLGPPGLSGSLDRRPQDARLARRNPIFEFPGSLGAAGHLNCRLNGQVVKPLPLTCPDFQDPFSLTEKPPAEFCLSPDGSSEAVSIDVLQKKGLVKAVNTAVDLIVAHFGTSRDPGVKAKLGNSSVSPNVGHLVLKYLCPAVQAVLEDGLKSFVLDVIIGQRKNTPWSVVEASTQLGPSTKVLHGLYNKVSQFPELTSHTMRFNAFILGLLNIRSLEFWFNHLYNHEDIIQTHYQPWGFLNAAHTVCPGLFEELLLLLQPLALLPFSLDLLFQHRLLQSGQQQRQHKELLRVSQDLLLSAHSTLQLARSRSQDGPGDVDRAAPGERVKGVGAPEGGEEEEEEEETEAAGSSGRGRWARSGQAGWWYQLMQSSQVYIDGSSEGSRFPRGSSTGNSSEKKKGAGGVGPPPREGVVEGAEACPAPEEALGRERGWPFWMGSPPDSVLAELRRSREREGSAAPTAENEEGASEPSPGGIKWGHLFGSRKVQREARPTNRLPSDWLSLDKSVFQLVAQTVGARREPEPKDSLQEPPSPGLPSKPPCEVKALCHHLATGPGQLSFRKGDTLRVLGPAGADWLRCSRGPDTGLVPLAYVTLTPTPSPSPGSSQN, encoded by the exons ATGCCCTTGTTCGAACTTTCCAGAATGGATAGTCCCCCAAAGCTGACTGGAGAGACCCTCATCGTCCACCACATCCCCCTGGTGCACTGCCAAGTCCCAGACAGGCAGTGCTGTGGAGGGGGAGGTGGAGGTAGCGGGAGCACAAGACCCAACCCCTTCTGCCCACCAGAGCTGGGCATCACCCAGCCTGATCAGGACCTCGGACAAGCTGactctctgctgtacagcagccTGCAGTCTGCTCCAGGGGGCTCTACACGGTCTGCTGATAGTGCCAAGAGCAGGGGTCGGGATGGAAGAGGCCCCGGGGCCCCTAAACGACACAACCCCTTCTTGCTGCAGACAGGCGTGGCCGAGCCAGGACTTGGTGACCTATATGAGGATAGCATCAGTGACAGTGCCGCCCAGCAGTCCTTCCACCTGCACAGGGCTGGCCAGCCCACCTTCCATCTCTCCTCTTTCCAGCTGCCACCGCCTGGCCCCAGAGTGGGCAGGCCATGGGGGGCAGCGCGTAGTCGAGCCGGAGTGGTGGAAGGGCAAGAACAGGAGCCAGTGACCATCTTGGATGCCCCGCACTGCAGCACTGGCCGCTGCTGCCGGCCAGAGCCGGAAGCTGAGACCATGGAGCTGGATGAGTGTGGGGGGCCTGGTGGGAGTGGCAGTGGGGGTGGAGCCAGTGACACCTCTGGCTTTTCCTTTGACCAGGAATGGAAGCTCAGTTCTGATGAATCCCCAAGGAACCCCAGATGCTCAGGCTCAGGCACCCAGCACTGCCGCTGCAGTAGCACCTCCAGTCAGTCCGAGGCGGCTGACCAGTCCATGGGCTATGTGAGCGACTCCTCCTGCAACAGCTCAGACGGCGTGCTGGTCACCTTCAGCACCCTCTACAACAAAATGCACGGCAACTCCCGTGCCAACCTCAACTCTGCCCCGCAATCCTGCAGCGACTCTTCCTTCTACAGCCACTCGGACCCTGGCGCCTTCTACCTGGACCTGCAGCCCTCCCCAGCTGAGTCGAAGATGTCTTGTGAGTCCCACCACCCTGACAGCGGAGGAAGGGAAGGTGGCTATGGTTGTCCTCATGCCTCATCTCCTGAGCTTGATGCCAACTGCAACTCCTACCGCCCGCACTGTGAGCCCTGCCCAGCTGTAGCTGACCTCACAGCCTGCTTCCAGAGCCAGGCCCGTCTTGTTGTGGCCACACAGAATTACTATAAACTTGTCACCTGTGACCTGTCCTCCCAGTCCTCCCCAAGCCCAGCTGGCTCTTCTGTCACCAGCTGCTCGGAAGAACACACCAAGATCAGTCCTGCCCCTGGCCCTGGCCCAGACCCTGGCCCTAGCCAGCCCTCTGAGTATTACCTGTTCCAGAAGCCGGAAGTCCAGCCAGAGGAACAAGAAGCAGTGGGCTCTGAAGTGGAAGCGGAGGCTCCCATGGGCCGCACTGTGATCGAGGGGCAAGTGTACACCAACACTTCACCCCCCAACCTCAGCATTGGACGTCAGCGCTCTCGAAGCTACGACCGCAGCCTAGAGCGCAGCCCTCCTGTCCGCTTGGGCTCTCTGGAACGCATGTTGAGTTGCCCAGTGCGCCTCAGTGAGGGCCCTGCCGCCATTACTGGGCCTAGTTCCCCACCTCGGCGGGTCACCTCCTTTGCTGAACTTGCCAAGGGCCGGAAGAAAGCTGCAGGCTCTGGCTCCCCTCCACTGCGAGCAAGCACTGGGGACTCCTCTCAGGAGTTCTCACTCATCCAAGAAGCCCAGCAAGACAGGGTGGGACCCCTAGATGAGGGCACTCACTGTAGCCATAGCCTCCCACCCATGCCCTTGGAGCCGGGCATGGACCTGGTTGGCCCAGAGCCCTGGTCCACCCAGGTCTGTCAGGGCTCCCAGTCCAGTGAGATGCCACCCGCTGGCCTCAGAGCTGCTGGGCAGGGGCCCCTGGCCCAGCTGATGGATCCAGGGCCTGCTCTCCCAGGGAGCCCAGCCAACAGCCATACCCAGAGGGACGCAAGAGCTAAAGCTGACG TGTTTGATTCCTTCTCCATCCCTGTTGCCACAGGGGGTGGTGCTGAGAGCCGACCGGTCCTTCGCTACAGCAAGGAGCAGAGGCCAACCACGCTGCCCATCCAGCCGTTCGTGTTCCAGCACCACTTCCCCAAGCAGCTGGCCAAGGCCCGGGCCCTGCACAGCCTTTCCCAGCTCTACAGCCTCTCAGGCTGCAGCCGTGCACCGCAGCCTGCCCCCGCAGCTGCCCCCACTGCTCAAGGCCCAGGCCCAGCTCCTTCAGGAGAGCCACAGGCGCCCACCCACAGGGGTGCCAGGAAAGCCAGGCCTGAGCCAGAGACCTCGAGGCCATCACCCCTGGGCAGCTACTCCCCCATCCGGAGTACTGGCCCCTTTGGGCCCAGCACCGACTCTTCAGCCTCCACTTCGTGCTCCCCTCTCCCAGAGCAGGCCACAGCCACAGAAAGCCCACCTCCATGGGGCCTTTCCTGTCCTCCTGCTGTCCGGCCTGCCGTCTCCCAGCAGCCGCAGAAGGAGGATCCGAAGATACTGACCTTGGCTGAGTACCGGCTCCATGGGACAGGAAGCTTGCCTCCTCTGGGCTCCTGGAGATCTAGCCTCGGCCGAGCAGAGAGCCTGGCCCGGGGAGGTGGCGAGGGCAGCATGGCTTCCAGGCCCAGTAATG CCAACCACCTATCCCCTCAAGCACTCAAGTGGCGAGAATACAGGAGGAAGAACCCTCTAGGGCCCCCTGGTTTGTCAGGGAGCCTAGACCGAAGGCCACAGGATGCTCGGCTGGCCCGAAGGAACCCCATCTTTGAGTTCCCTGGCTCCCTCGGTGCTGCTGGTCATCTGAACTGCCGGCTGAATG gTCAAGTAGTGAAGCCGTTACCACTAACCTGCCCTGACTTCCAAGACCCTTTCTCCTTGACTGAGAAGCCCCCCGCTGAGTTTTGCCTGTCCCCAGATGGCAGCTCAGAGGCTGTATCCATTGACGTGCTTCAGAAAAAAG GGCTGGTGAAAGCTGTCAACACTGCTGTGGACCTCATTGTGGCCCATTTTGGCACAAGCCGGGATCCCGGGGTCAAG GCGAAGCTGGGGAACAGTTCTGTGAGCCCCAATGTGGGTCACCTGGTTCTGAAGTACCTGTGCCCTGCGGTGCAGGCGGTGTTGGAGGACGGACTCAAGTCTTTTGTGCTGGACGTCATCATTGGGCAACGTAAGAACACACCATGGAGTGTGGTGGAGGCCTCCACACAGCTAG GCCCATCCACCAAGGTCTTGCACGGCCTGTACAACAAAGTCAGCCAGTTCCCAGAGCTCACCAGTCACACCATGCGCTTCAACGCCTTCATCCTTGGCCTGCTCAA CATCCGGTCCCTGGAGTTCTGGTTTAATCACCTCTATAACCACGAAG ATATCATCCAGACCCACTACCAGCCGTGGGGCTTCCTGAATGCAGCGCATACGGTGTGCCCTGGCCTCTttgaggagctgctgctgctgctgcaacccTTGGCCCTCCTGCCCTTCAGCCTAGACCTGCTGTTTCAGCACCGGCTGCTGCAGAGCGgccagcagcagcggcagcacaAGGAATTGCTGCGAGTGTCCCAAGATCTGCTGCTGTCCGCCCACTCGACCCTGCAGTTGGCCCGCTCCCGCAGCCAGGACGGCCCTGGAGATGTGGACAGGGCAGCCCCCGGGGAGCGGGTGAAGGGTGTGGGTGCCCCAGAAggtggagaagaggaggaggaagaggaggagacagaggcggcCGGGAGCTCAGGGCGCGGCAGGTGGGCCCGAAGTGGGCAGGCTGGCTGGTGGTACCAGCTCATGCAGAGCTCCCAGGTCTACATCGATGGCTCCAGCGAGGGCTCTAGGTTCCCCCGAGGTAGCAGCACTGGTAACagcagtgagaaaaagaaaggggcaGGAGGCGTGGGGCCACCCCCCCGAGAGGGAGTCGTGGAGGGAGCGGAGGCCTGCCCTGCCCCTGAGGAGGCCCTCGGCCGGGAGAGGGGCTGGCCCTTCTGGATGGGGAGCCCCCCTGATTCTGTACTGGCGGAGCTGAGGCGGAGCCGGGAGAGGGAGGGGTCCGCTGCCCCCACAGCAGAAAATGAGGAAGGAGCATCTGAACCTTCACCAGGGGGCATCAAGTGGGGACACCTCTTTGGGTCCCGGAAGGTTCAGCGGGAGGCCCGACCCACAAATAG GCTGCCCTCGGACTGGCTCAGCCTGGACAAGTCTGTGTTCCAGCTCGTGGCACAAACAGTGGGTGCCCGCCGGGAGCCAGAGCCCAAGGACAGTCTGCAGGAGCCACCCTCTCCAGGCCTGCCTTCCAAGCCTCCATG TGAGGTGAAGGCGCTGTGCCACCATCTGGCCACAGGTCCTGGACAGCTGAGCTTCCGCAAGGGAGACACCCTGCGGGTGCTGGGGCCAGCCGGGGCGGACTGGCTGCGCTGCAGCCGCGGCCCTGACACCGGCCTGGTGCCCCTGGCCTACGTGACTCTGACCCCAACTCCAAGTCCAAGCCCTGGAAGCAGCCAGAACTGA
- the RUSC2 gene encoding AP-4 complex accessory subunit RUSC2 isoform X2: protein MPLFELSRMDSPPKLTGETLIVHHIPLVHCQVPDRQCCGGGGGGSGSTRPNPFCPPELGITQPDQDLGQADSLLYSSLQSAPGGSTRSADSAKSRGRDGRGPGAPKRHNPFLLQTGVAEPGLGDLYEDSISDSAAQQSFHLHRAGQPTFHLSSFQLPPPGPRVGRPWGAARSRAGVVEGQEQEPVTILDAPHCSTGRCCRPEPEAETMELDECGGPGGSGSGGGASDTSGFSFDQEWKLSSDESPRNPRCSGSGTQHCRCSSTSSQSEAADQSMGYVSDSSCNSSDGVLVTFSTLYNKMHGNSRANLNSAPQSCSDSSFYSHSDPGAFYLDLQPSPAESKMSCESHHPDSGGREGGYGCPHASSPELDANCNSYRPHCEPCPAVADLTACFQSQARLVVATQNYYKLVTCDLSSQSSPSPAGSSVTSCSEEHTKISPAPGPGPDPGPSQPSEYYLFQKPEVQPEEQEAVGSEVEAEAPMGRTVIEGQVYTNTSPPNLSIGRQRSRSYDRSLERSPPVRLGSLERMLSCPVRLSEGPAAITGPSSPPRRVTSFAELAKGRKKAAGSGSPPLRASTGDSSQEFSLIQEAQQDRVGPLDEGTHCSHSLPPMPLEPGMDLVGPEPWSTQVCQGSQSSEMPPAGLRAAGQGPLAQLMDPGPALPGSPANSHTQRDARAKADGGGAESRPVLRYSKEQRPTTLPIQPFVFQHHFPKQLAKARALHSLSQLYSLSGCSRAPQPAPAAAPTAQGPGPAPSGEPQAPTHRGARKARPEPETSRPSPLGSYSPIRSTGPFGPSTDSSASTSCSPLPEQATATESPPPWGLSCPPAVRPAVSQQPQKEDPKILTLAEYRLHGTGSLPPLGSWRSSLGRAESLARGGGEGSMASRPSNANHLSPQALKWREYRRKNPLGPPGLSGSLDRRPQDARLARRNPIFEFPGSLGAAGHLNCRLNGQVVKPLPLTCPDFQDPFSLTEKPPAEFCLSPDGSSEAVSIDVLQKKGLVKAVNTAVDLIVAHFGTSRDPGVKAKLGNSSVSPNVGHLVLKYLCPAVQAVLEDGLKSFVLDVIIGQRKNTPWSVVEASTQLGPSTKVLHGLYNKVSQFPELTSHTMRFNAFILGLLNIRSLEFWFNHLYNHEDIIQTHYQPWGFLNAAHTVCPGLFEELLLLLQPLALLPFSLDLLFQHRLLQSGQQQRQHKELLRVSQDLLLSAHSTLQLARSRSQDGPGDVDRAAPGERVKGVGAPEGGEEEEEEEETEAAGSSGRGRWARSGQAGWWYQLMQSSQVYIDGSSEGSRFPRGSSTGNSSEKKKGAGGVGPPPREGVVEGAEACPAPEEALGRERGWPFWMGSPPDSVLAELRRSREREGSAAPTAENEEGASEPSPGGIKWGHLFGSRKVQREARPTNRLPSDWLSLDKSVFQLVAQTVGARREPEPKDSLQEPPSPGLPSKPPCEVKALCHHLATGPGQLSFRKGDTLRVLGPAGADWLRCSRGPDTGLVPLAYVTLTPTPSPSPGSSQN from the exons ATGCCCTTGTTCGAACTTTCCAGAATGGATAGTCCCCCAAAGCTGACTGGAGAGACCCTCATCGTCCACCACATCCCCCTGGTGCACTGCCAAGTCCCAGACAGGCAGTGCTGTGGAGGGGGAGGTGGAGGTAGCGGGAGCACAAGACCCAACCCCTTCTGCCCACCAGAGCTGGGCATCACCCAGCCTGATCAGGACCTCGGACAAGCTGactctctgctgtacagcagccTGCAGTCTGCTCCAGGGGGCTCTACACGGTCTGCTGATAGTGCCAAGAGCAGGGGTCGGGATGGAAGAGGCCCCGGGGCCCCTAAACGACACAACCCCTTCTTGCTGCAGACAGGCGTGGCCGAGCCAGGACTTGGTGACCTATATGAGGATAGCATCAGTGACAGTGCCGCCCAGCAGTCCTTCCACCTGCACAGGGCTGGCCAGCCCACCTTCCATCTCTCCTCTTTCCAGCTGCCACCGCCTGGCCCCAGAGTGGGCAGGCCATGGGGGGCAGCGCGTAGTCGAGCCGGAGTGGTGGAAGGGCAAGAACAGGAGCCAGTGACCATCTTGGATGCCCCGCACTGCAGCACTGGCCGCTGCTGCCGGCCAGAGCCGGAAGCTGAGACCATGGAGCTGGATGAGTGTGGGGGGCCTGGTGGGAGTGGCAGTGGGGGTGGAGCCAGTGACACCTCTGGCTTTTCCTTTGACCAGGAATGGAAGCTCAGTTCTGATGAATCCCCAAGGAACCCCAGATGCTCAGGCTCAGGCACCCAGCACTGCCGCTGCAGTAGCACCTCCAGTCAGTCCGAGGCGGCTGACCAGTCCATGGGCTATGTGAGCGACTCCTCCTGCAACAGCTCAGACGGCGTGCTGGTCACCTTCAGCACCCTCTACAACAAAATGCACGGCAACTCCCGTGCCAACCTCAACTCTGCCCCGCAATCCTGCAGCGACTCTTCCTTCTACAGCCACTCGGACCCTGGCGCCTTCTACCTGGACCTGCAGCCCTCCCCAGCTGAGTCGAAGATGTCTTGTGAGTCCCACCACCCTGACAGCGGAGGAAGGGAAGGTGGCTATGGTTGTCCTCATGCCTCATCTCCTGAGCTTGATGCCAACTGCAACTCCTACCGCCCGCACTGTGAGCCCTGCCCAGCTGTAGCTGACCTCACAGCCTGCTTCCAGAGCCAGGCCCGTCTTGTTGTGGCCACACAGAATTACTATAAACTTGTCACCTGTGACCTGTCCTCCCAGTCCTCCCCAAGCCCAGCTGGCTCTTCTGTCACCAGCTGCTCGGAAGAACACACCAAGATCAGTCCTGCCCCTGGCCCTGGCCCAGACCCTGGCCCTAGCCAGCCCTCTGAGTATTACCTGTTCCAGAAGCCGGAAGTCCAGCCAGAGGAACAAGAAGCAGTGGGCTCTGAAGTGGAAGCGGAGGCTCCCATGGGCCGCACTGTGATCGAGGGGCAAGTGTACACCAACACTTCACCCCCCAACCTCAGCATTGGACGTCAGCGCTCTCGAAGCTACGACCGCAGCCTAGAGCGCAGCCCTCCTGTCCGCTTGGGCTCTCTGGAACGCATGTTGAGTTGCCCAGTGCGCCTCAGTGAGGGCCCTGCCGCCATTACTGGGCCTAGTTCCCCACCTCGGCGGGTCACCTCCTTTGCTGAACTTGCCAAGGGCCGGAAGAAAGCTGCAGGCTCTGGCTCCCCTCCACTGCGAGCAAGCACTGGGGACTCCTCTCAGGAGTTCTCACTCATCCAAGAAGCCCAGCAAGACAGGGTGGGACCCCTAGATGAGGGCACTCACTGTAGCCATAGCCTCCCACCCATGCCCTTGGAGCCGGGCATGGACCTGGTTGGCCCAGAGCCCTGGTCCACCCAGGTCTGTCAGGGCTCCCAGTCCAGTGAGATGCCACCCGCTGGCCTCAGAGCTGCTGGGCAGGGGCCCCTGGCCCAGCTGATGGATCCAGGGCCTGCTCTCCCAGGGAGCCCAGCCAACAGCCATACCCAGAGGGACGCAAGAGCTAAAGCTGACG GGGGTGGTGCTGAGAGCCGACCGGTCCTTCGCTACAGCAAGGAGCAGAGGCCAACCACGCTGCCCATCCAGCCGTTCGTGTTCCAGCACCACTTCCCCAAGCAGCTGGCCAAGGCCCGGGCCCTGCACAGCCTTTCCCAGCTCTACAGCCTCTCAGGCTGCAGCCGTGCACCGCAGCCTGCCCCCGCAGCTGCCCCCACTGCTCAAGGCCCAGGCCCAGCTCCTTCAGGAGAGCCACAGGCGCCCACCCACAGGGGTGCCAGGAAAGCCAGGCCTGAGCCAGAGACCTCGAGGCCATCACCCCTGGGCAGCTACTCCCCCATCCGGAGTACTGGCCCCTTTGGGCCCAGCACCGACTCTTCAGCCTCCACTTCGTGCTCCCCTCTCCCAGAGCAGGCCACAGCCACAGAAAGCCCACCTCCATGGGGCCTTTCCTGTCCTCCTGCTGTCCGGCCTGCCGTCTCCCAGCAGCCGCAGAAGGAGGATCCGAAGATACTGACCTTGGCTGAGTACCGGCTCCATGGGACAGGAAGCTTGCCTCCTCTGGGCTCCTGGAGATCTAGCCTCGGCCGAGCAGAGAGCCTGGCCCGGGGAGGTGGCGAGGGCAGCATGGCTTCCAGGCCCAGTAATG CCAACCACCTATCCCCTCAAGCACTCAAGTGGCGAGAATACAGGAGGAAGAACCCTCTAGGGCCCCCTGGTTTGTCAGGGAGCCTAGACCGAAGGCCACAGGATGCTCGGCTGGCCCGAAGGAACCCCATCTTTGAGTTCCCTGGCTCCCTCGGTGCTGCTGGTCATCTGAACTGCCGGCTGAATG gTCAAGTAGTGAAGCCGTTACCACTAACCTGCCCTGACTTCCAAGACCCTTTCTCCTTGACTGAGAAGCCCCCCGCTGAGTTTTGCCTGTCCCCAGATGGCAGCTCAGAGGCTGTATCCATTGACGTGCTTCAGAAAAAAG GGCTGGTGAAAGCTGTCAACACTGCTGTGGACCTCATTGTGGCCCATTTTGGCACAAGCCGGGATCCCGGGGTCAAG GCGAAGCTGGGGAACAGTTCTGTGAGCCCCAATGTGGGTCACCTGGTTCTGAAGTACCTGTGCCCTGCGGTGCAGGCGGTGTTGGAGGACGGACTCAAGTCTTTTGTGCTGGACGTCATCATTGGGCAACGTAAGAACACACCATGGAGTGTGGTGGAGGCCTCCACACAGCTAG GCCCATCCACCAAGGTCTTGCACGGCCTGTACAACAAAGTCAGCCAGTTCCCAGAGCTCACCAGTCACACCATGCGCTTCAACGCCTTCATCCTTGGCCTGCTCAA CATCCGGTCCCTGGAGTTCTGGTTTAATCACCTCTATAACCACGAAG ATATCATCCAGACCCACTACCAGCCGTGGGGCTTCCTGAATGCAGCGCATACGGTGTGCCCTGGCCTCTttgaggagctgctgctgctgctgcaacccTTGGCCCTCCTGCCCTTCAGCCTAGACCTGCTGTTTCAGCACCGGCTGCTGCAGAGCGgccagcagcagcggcagcacaAGGAATTGCTGCGAGTGTCCCAAGATCTGCTGCTGTCCGCCCACTCGACCCTGCAGTTGGCCCGCTCCCGCAGCCAGGACGGCCCTGGAGATGTGGACAGGGCAGCCCCCGGGGAGCGGGTGAAGGGTGTGGGTGCCCCAGAAggtggagaagaggaggaggaagaggaggagacagaggcggcCGGGAGCTCAGGGCGCGGCAGGTGGGCCCGAAGTGGGCAGGCTGGCTGGTGGTACCAGCTCATGCAGAGCTCCCAGGTCTACATCGATGGCTCCAGCGAGGGCTCTAGGTTCCCCCGAGGTAGCAGCACTGGTAACagcagtgagaaaaagaaaggggcaGGAGGCGTGGGGCCACCCCCCCGAGAGGGAGTCGTGGAGGGAGCGGAGGCCTGCCCTGCCCCTGAGGAGGCCCTCGGCCGGGAGAGGGGCTGGCCCTTCTGGATGGGGAGCCCCCCTGATTCTGTACTGGCGGAGCTGAGGCGGAGCCGGGAGAGGGAGGGGTCCGCTGCCCCCACAGCAGAAAATGAGGAAGGAGCATCTGAACCTTCACCAGGGGGCATCAAGTGGGGACACCTCTTTGGGTCCCGGAAGGTTCAGCGGGAGGCCCGACCCACAAATAG GCTGCCCTCGGACTGGCTCAGCCTGGACAAGTCTGTGTTCCAGCTCGTGGCACAAACAGTGGGTGCCCGCCGGGAGCCAGAGCCCAAGGACAGTCTGCAGGAGCCACCCTCTCCAGGCCTGCCTTCCAAGCCTCCATG TGAGGTGAAGGCGCTGTGCCACCATCTGGCCACAGGTCCTGGACAGCTGAGCTTCCGCAAGGGAGACACCCTGCGGGTGCTGGGGCCAGCCGGGGCGGACTGGCTGCGCTGCAGCCGCGGCCCTGACACCGGCCTGGTGCCCCTGGCCTACGTGACTCTGACCCCAACTCCAAGTCCAAGCCCTGGAAGCAGCCAGAACTGA